One window of the Leptospira koniambonensis genome contains the following:
- a CDS encoding glycosyl hydrolase family 5 yields the protein MKRIEKYIIGLGAICIFACSPEKNISPELIGLLGNQSNPNSGSEYSILGSNPYTSASHSLDYTNNELERKILVGDKTYNGVTDKIFLDGLGREVSFRGFNISGNVKLVQHGFKPFANDSDAETAFNRLGKTTGSNMIRFTIAWEGTHPSVNTINYTYLDAVISQMRKAISKKMYILLDYHQDLYSRHLFNKNSWHTGNGAPSWIISGSSYPSEYCGIICANWSQNNLTNEAVRKGFRNFWNNASISTSSGTRYVQTEYLWQIGKTAAYIKEKLNPEEFDYIVGLDPFNEPVDGGMEGLNPVQWDNQKLWPFYRKVREALTQNGWQDKLVFAEPLVFWNTNAGFVAPATGGGHLTTLPGEGFAFNSHFYDAGRMGTDLTGIDNATYFKYLDEIRKEARFLNIPSFLSEFGMWLKGVGAKDTPRMINAVYQAMEISDNAQTTKTRFADFYNPIVSGTQWHWDYYYDKHNEYMNGNSSKLITSKDAWNNEDFSVIGNYGTTFNMDYHITQRAYARKIQGRAISSHYNAIGYDTWNNVFAWAAIKTVQNGTKYFGDKRFILVIWKGRSSDAPTEIYLPPHFNKNDILLITEKRIYNKQIPGAILQESNEAILTDDRNREIGSGNLALVWDDIDPEEDLNENIHYALLVDGLGTTFDVQTLQTLQAGLNIRILNEKKSPIYFTGKMTYGGYPAEQ from the coding sequence ATGAAGAGAATAGAAAAATATATAATTGGCCTTGGTGCTATCTGCATTTTCGCGTGCAGCCCGGAAAAAAATATATCTCCGGAACTAATCGGCCTCCTTGGCAATCAATCCAACCCCAATTCTGGATCTGAATATTCAATTTTGGGATCCAATCCTTACACTTCTGCTAGTCATAGCCTGGATTATACAAATAATGAATTAGAACGTAAGATCTTAGTTGGGGATAAAACTTATAACGGAGTTACCGACAAAATTTTCTTAGATGGTTTAGGAAGAGAAGTATCCTTCCGTGGGTTCAATATCTCTGGAAATGTAAAACTTGTTCAGCACGGCTTCAAACCTTTTGCAAATGATTCGGATGCAGAGACTGCGTTTAATAGGTTGGGAAAGACCACAGGTTCAAATATGATCCGATTCACAATTGCTTGGGAAGGAACACATCCATCTGTGAATACGATCAATTATACCTATTTGGATGCTGTTATTTCTCAGATGAGAAAAGCGATCTCCAAGAAAATGTATATTCTACTCGATTACCACCAAGATCTTTATTCGAGACATCTATTTAATAAAAACTCCTGGCATACTGGGAATGGCGCCCCTTCTTGGATAATCTCAGGAAGTTCTTATCCTTCTGAATATTGTGGGATCATTTGTGCGAATTGGAGCCAAAACAATCTTACTAATGAAGCAGTTCGCAAAGGTTTCCGTAACTTCTGGAATAATGCATCTATTTCTACTTCTTCCGGAACAAGATATGTTCAAACTGAATATCTTTGGCAGATAGGAAAAACTGCCGCCTATATTAAAGAAAAATTAAATCCTGAAGAATTCGATTATATAGTAGGATTGGACCCATTTAACGAGCCTGTAGATGGGGGAATGGAAGGATTAAATCCTGTGCAATGGGATAACCAAAAACTCTGGCCTTTTTATAGAAAGGTAAGAGAGGCACTAACTCAAAACGGATGGCAAGATAAACTAGTATTTGCAGAACCATTGGTATTTTGGAATACAAACGCAGGATTTGTTGCTCCTGCAACAGGAGGAGGACATTTAACTACACTACCGGGAGAAGGATTTGCTTTCAATTCTCACTTCTATGATGCAGGAAGAATGGGAACAGATCTAACTGGAATAGACAATGCCACCTATTTCAAATATTTGGATGAGATCCGAAAAGAAGCAAGGTTCTTAAATATTCCATCTTTCTTAAGTGAATTTGGAATGTGGTTAAAAGGTGTGGGAGCAAAAGATACACCAAGAATGATCAATGCAGTCTATCAGGCCATGGAAATTTCTGACAATGCTCAGACTACTAAAACAAGATTCGCGGACTTCTACAATCCAATCGTATCTGGAACCCAATGGCATTGGGATTATTATTATGATAAGCATAATGAATATATGAATGGAAACAGTTCTAAACTAATCACTAGCAAGGATGCTTGGAATAACGAAGACTTCTCTGTGATTGGGAATTATGGAACAACCTTCAATATGGATTATCATATTACACAAAGAGCATATGCGAGAAAGATCCAAGGAAGAGCTATAAGCTCTCATTATAACGCGATCGGATACGATACCTGGAATAATGTATTTGCATGGGCCGCAATTAAAACAGTTCAGAATGGCACAAAATACTTTGGAGATAAAAGATTTATATTAGTAATTTGGAAAGGAAGAAGTTCTGATGCTCCTACCGAAATTTATCTTCCTCCTCATTTTAACAAAAATGATATTCTTCTAATTACTGAAAAACGTATCTACAATAAACAAATCCCAGGAGCCATATTGCAAGAATCGAATGAAGCAATTTTAACGGATGATAGAAACAGAGAAATTGGATCCGGAAACTTAGCATTAGTTTGGGACGATATAGATCCAGAAGAAGATCTAAACGAGAACATACATTATGCACTCTTGGTAGATGGATTGGGAACTACCTTTGACGTCCAAACATTGCAAACTCTACAAGCAGGCTTAAATATTCGGATACTAAACGAAAAGAAGAGCCCGATATACTTCACTGGCAAAATGACTTATGGCGGTTATCCGGCCGAACAATAA
- the rplQ gene encoding 50S ribosomal protein L17, producing MNKRNKVKHLNREKGHRDALINNMITSLFKYERIESTQAKLKVVRSHAEKIITRAKRNLATDIAPAVALHNKREVLKRVKDRNIVTKLFEDIAVRYANTNGGYTRILKMINRASDNSEVGILELTNRKDRPTLIKEIKDKREAISDSKKEKAAAPAPAKKEKAPKKEAAPKAKPVKKPAVKKAVKKAAPKKKK from the coding sequence ATGAACAAAAGAAATAAAGTAAAACATCTCAACCGCGAAAAAGGTCATAGAGACGCTCTGATCAATAACATGATCACTAGTCTTTTCAAATACGAGAGAATTGAATCTACTCAAGCAAAATTGAAAGTGGTTCGTTCTCACGCTGAAAAGATCATTACCAGAGCGAAAAGAAACCTTGCGACTGATATCGCTCCGGCGGTTGCACTTCACAATAAACGTGAAGTTTTAAAAAGAGTAAAGGATCGTAATATTGTTACGAAACTTTTCGAAGATATCGCAGTTCGTTATGCAAATACTAACGGCGGATATACTAGAATCCTGAAAATGATCAACAGAGCTTCTGATAATTCTGAAGTAGGAATTTTAGAACTCACTAACAGAAAGGATCGTCCTACACTTATCAAAGAAATCAAAGATAAGAGAGAGGCGATTTCCGACTCTAAAAAAGAAAAAGCGGCAGCTCCTGCTCCGGCTAAAAAGGAAAAAGCTCCTAAAAAAGAAGCTGCTCCTAAAGCTAAACCGGTTAAGAAACCTGCTGTTAAAAAAGCGGTTAAGAAAGCCGCTCCTAAGAAGAAAAAATAA
- a CDS encoding DNA-directed RNA polymerase subunit alpha: protein MSLKSLLKGFKRPKKIEFTTEANTPNYGKFVAEPFERGFATTIGNSLRRTLMSSIEGAAISALRIEGVNHEFSYIEGVAEDVTRIILNLKQVRIKYEPEDKDQSKVIHLELKGAGYFRAGDLAVDSSIEIMNPDLHIATLNEDANLVLDLEIQRGRGYVPAEDKKKDIEVLGTIPIDSIFSPVQKVIFEISETRVAQRSDYEKLTLEVWTDGSISPEDAVAQAAKILKEHLTVFINFEEELEEEEDELDEADEKLKASLSKHVEELELSVRSLNVLRSLEIDFVGDLVKRSEEEMSKSKHYSEQGLAELKSKLAGLGLSFGMRDF from the coding sequence GTGTCTCTAAAAAGTTTACTCAAAGGATTTAAACGTCCCAAAAAGATCGAATTTACTACGGAAGCGAATACTCCGAACTACGGAAAATTCGTAGCGGAGCCTTTCGAGCGCGGTTTTGCGACCACAATCGGAAACTCTCTTCGTAGAACTCTCATGTCTTCCATCGAAGGAGCTGCAATTTCCGCTCTTCGTATCGAAGGTGTGAACCATGAGTTCTCTTACATCGAAGGAGTCGCTGAAGACGTTACTCGTATCATCTTAAACCTCAAACAAGTTCGTATTAAATACGAGCCTGAGGACAAGGACCAAAGCAAAGTTATCCATTTGGAATTGAAAGGTGCAGGATATTTCAGAGCCGGAGACCTGGCTGTGGATTCTTCCATCGAGATCATGAATCCGGATCTACATATCGCAACTTTGAATGAAGACGCGAATCTTGTATTGGATCTGGAAATCCAAAGAGGAAGAGGATACGTTCCTGCAGAAGATAAGAAGAAGGATATAGAAGTTCTTGGAACTATCCCAATCGACTCTATCTTCTCTCCAGTTCAAAAAGTAATTTTCGAAATTTCTGAAACCCGTGTGGCTCAGAGATCCGATTACGAAAAATTGACTCTGGAAGTTTGGACAGACGGATCCATTTCTCCTGAGGATGCGGTTGCTCAAGCAGCTAAAATCCTTAAAGAACACCTCACAGTATTCATCAACTTCGAAGAAGAATTAGAGGAAGAAGAAGACGAGTTAGACGAAGCGGACGAGAAGTTGAAAGCTTCCCTTTCCAAACACGTGGAAGAACTCGAACTTTCTGTACGTTCCCTAAACGTTCTTCGCAGTCTGGAAATCGATTTCGTTGGAGATCTTGTAAAAAGATCCGAAGAAGAGATGTCCAAATCCAAACATTATAGCGAGCAAGGTCTCGCAGAACTGAAGTCCAAACTTGCTGGTTTGGGACTTTCGTTCGGAATGAGAGATTTCTAA
- a CDS encoding PP2C family protein-serine/threonine phosphatase: MEEKKELITERIIASGPLTINRIRFGLAGLFLLSLAAAWTQSSAVQNAAYLIGTGSMLGYAYYNYYCNKKYGKIPSMVGKVSVLADITILCVVMFVASWTDRNMASGVIRQIILYAINMIFIVYSVLLLSPTVAKLSGIFSVVGQGLVILNTIFRGVEFTEDELKVISPGYASISEQSLKLVFLAVVSYITQSVILIFRKIGAVEEEYANTLEQKVDERTTEVTKRMEEIQALKVQQDGDYYLTSLLSKPLMTNWNTSQDVSTIFYIEQKKKFTFKNRESELGGDICISGNLLFGSEKEKWTFFLNGDAMGKSLQGAGGAIVLGTAVNNILSRSASHGKTIDINPEAWMLQTHRELDEIFRTFDGTMMASAIFGLIHDKTGKIFILNAEHPWPVLFRDDRSSFLAPELSSWKLGSPFGANIKIHESYLQPGDVLFLGSDGRDDINISSDGINWKMNEDENLFVRIVEDSKGDLDTIAGKLHGVGAIADDLSLIRIGYKELIDPEHPKYNDAVAKYNQAKQHIAKKEVPIALELLELSWNLAPNFKESARLIGQIYYDKKEFSKASKWLERYLNLDPESHNIWFLLSLCYKHMKEFQRAADAAEKVRNTQPHRLANLINLSDNYRLLNKFKDARSVLEKAKELDGESALVGKLDEFLKAKGF, from the coding sequence ATGGAAGAAAAAAAGGAACTCATCACGGAGCGAATTATAGCCTCCGGTCCACTGACAATCAATCGGATCCGATTCGGTTTAGCAGGACTATTCCTGCTTTCCCTTGCTGCCGCGTGGACCCAGAGCTCCGCAGTTCAAAATGCAGCATATCTGATCGGAACTGGCTCGATGCTTGGTTATGCTTATTATAATTATTACTGCAATAAGAAATACGGAAAGATACCGTCTATGGTCGGTAAAGTTTCTGTGCTCGCCGATATCACCATATTATGCGTAGTCATGTTCGTAGCATCCTGGACAGACAGGAACATGGCATCCGGAGTAATCCGTCAGATCATTTTATATGCGATAAATATGATCTTCATCGTGTATTCAGTATTATTACTATCCCCAACAGTCGCAAAACTTTCAGGAATATTCAGTGTAGTCGGACAAGGACTCGTGATCTTAAATACGATCTTCAGAGGAGTAGAATTCACTGAAGACGAACTCAAAGTTATTTCTCCAGGATACGCATCCATTTCAGAACAATCCTTAAAGTTAGTATTTTTAGCAGTGGTATCTTATATCACTCAAAGTGTGATCTTGATCTTCCGCAAGATAGGCGCGGTGGAAGAAGAATACGCAAACACTTTAGAGCAAAAGGTCGACGAGAGAACTACAGAAGTCACCAAAAGAATGGAGGAAATCCAAGCTCTCAAGGTCCAGCAAGACGGAGATTATTATCTCACTTCTCTTTTGAGTAAACCGCTCATGACAAACTGGAATACTTCCCAGGATGTAAGCACAATCTTTTACATTGAACAAAAGAAGAAGTTCACGTTCAAGAATAGAGAATCCGAACTGGGTGGAGATATTTGTATTAGCGGGAATTTATTGTTCGGATCTGAAAAGGAAAAATGGACCTTCTTCTTGAACGGTGACGCGATGGGAAAATCTCTCCAAGGTGCTGGAGGGGCTATCGTACTAGGAACTGCGGTAAATAATATCCTTTCTCGTTCTGCAAGCCATGGAAAAACAATCGATATCAATCCAGAAGCCTGGATGCTTCAAACTCATAGAGAACTGGACGAAATTTTCAGGACATTCGACGGAACCATGATGGCTTCTGCGATCTTTGGATTGATCCATGATAAAACCGGAAAGATATTCATACTGAACGCAGAACACCCTTGGCCTGTATTATTCAGAGATGATAGATCATCCTTCTTAGCCCCTGAACTTTCCTCATGGAAATTAGGATCTCCATTTGGAGCGAATATTAAAATTCATGAATCTTATCTGCAGCCTGGAGATGTTTTATTCTTAGGTTCAGATGGAAGAGACGATATCAATATCAGCTCTGACGGGATTAATTGGAAGATGAATGAGGACGAAAACTTATTCGTTCGTATTGTAGAAGATTCCAAAGGAGATCTGGATACGATTGCAGGAAAACTACATGGAGTAGGTGCAATTGCAGACGATCTTTCTCTCATTCGTATAGGTTATAAAGAATTAATAGATCCGGAACATCCTAAGTATAACGACGCAGTAGCAAAGTACAACCAAGCGAAACAACATATAGCGAAAAAAGAAGTACCAATAGCTCTCGAACTTCTAGAGTTATCCTGGAACTTGGCTCCAAATTTTAAAGAATCTGCAAGATTGATCGGACAAATCTATTATGACAAAAAAGAATTCTCTAAAGCATCCAAATGGTTAGAGCGTTATCTAAACTTGGATCCCGAATCTCATAATATTTGGTTCTTATTATCCCTATGTTATAAACATATGAAGGAATTCCAACGTGCAGCGGACGCAGCGGAGAAGGTCCGTAATACTCAACCTCATCGTCTAGCGAACCTGATCAATCTTTCAGATAATTATAGACTTCTGAATAAATTTAAAGACGCAAGATCCGTTTTGGAAAAAGCAAAAGAGCTAGATGGAGAAAGTGCGCTCGTAGGCAAACTGGACGAGTTTCTAAAAGCGAAAGGGTTCTAA